The window GGCGGGACCGCCTCTCGAACACGGCGGAGCGAGCGAAGTCTCAGCTCGAATTTATCGCGCAGGACCGGATGGCGCTCGTGGGCGTTCTCGTCCTCGCGGCGTTCGTCTTCCTCGGGCTATTCGGGCCGATGCTCGCGCCCCACGACCCCATCGAACACGACATGCGGACCGACTCCGGCGAACTCATGCGCGTCGAGGCTCCGAACGGCGAGGCGCTGTTCGGAACGACGGCGTACGGCAAGGACGTGTTCAGTCAGTTCCTCGCAGGCGCACGACCGACGCTCATCGTCGGCCTCTTCGGCGGCCTCGGAACCGGACTCCTCGGCTTCCTCGTCGGCCTCGTCAGCGGCTACTTCGGCGGGTGGGTGGACGAGTTGCTGATGCGCATCACCGACCTGACGTTCTCGCTGCCGTTCATGCCGATGGCGCTGCTGTTGTTGACGTTCGTCACGCCGAGCATCTGGCTTATCACGGCTATCATCGCCGGGTTCCTCTGGAAGATGCCTGCTCGCGTCGTTCGTGCGGAGGTGCTGACGTTACGGGAGCGTACCTTCGTCAAATCCGCACGAGCGAGCGGTGCGAGTCACCCACGGACGATGTTCCTGCACGTCGCACCGAACGTCCTGCCCATCGGTTTCCTCTACACGGCGTACGGCGTCGCGTGGTCCATCGCCTCGGCGGCCAGTCTGGCGTTCCTCGGCTTCGGCGACCCGACGACGACCAGTTGGGGACGGATGCTCCGGCAAGTGTTCGAGTCCGGTAACATCCGCATCGCGTGGTGGTGGGTGTTCCCACCAGCACTCGGCATCGCAGCGGTCACCACGTCGGTGTTCCTCATCGGTAGAGCCTACGAAGAAGTGATCAACCCCGAAATCCAGACCGAACAATGACACTGCTCGAAGTAGACGACTTACACGTCACGTACAGCACCGGAGAGGATAACGTCCACGCAGTCAACGGCATCTCGTTCACCATCGAGGAAGGAGTCAACTACGGTCTCGCCGGTGAGAGCGGATCGGGTAAGTCCACGGCCGCAGAGGCCGTCCTCGGACTCCTGCCCGACAACGGCACCGTCGATAGTGGGTCGGTCACGTTCAAGGGCCAAGACCTGCTGTCGCTCTCCGAACGCGAACGCCGAGACGTTCTCTGGGAGGACATCGCGTACATCCCACAGAGCGCGATGGACTCGCTGGACCCCGTGATGTCCACGGGTGCCCAGATTCGGCAAGCCATCCAGAAGCATCGCAACGTCTCGAAGCAGAAGGCCCGCGACAGGGTCCAGGAGTTGTTCGACATGGTGGGTCTCGACCCCGAGCGAATCGACGACTACCCCCACGAGTTCTCCGGCGGAATGCGCCAGCGAGTCACGATTGCGATGGCGCTCGCACTCGACCCGGACCTCATCATCGCCGACGAGCCGACGACGGGGTTGGACGTCATCGTCCAAGACAAGATTATCGACAAGATAATCGAGATTCAGGACCGTATCGACAGTTCGCTGCTGCTCATCACGCACGAAGTCGGTGTCATCGCGGAGACCTGTGACGACCTGTCCATCCTCTACGGCGGCAAAGTGATGGAGCAGGGAAGCGTGGACAACGTGCTGGTCAATCCGACGAATCCCTACACTATCGGGTTGAAGAACTCGTTCCCGGAGATAGAGGACGTGGCGGACGACCCGGTTTCGATTCCGGGGTCACCGCCGAATCTGAGCGAAAAGCCGTCTGGCTGTGTGTTCCGGGACCGCTGTCCGTTCGCCGACGAGACGTGCGAGCAGTCACATCCAGACCCAGTAGACTTGCCGAATCGCAACCATAAGTCTGCGTGTCACTACGTCGATCAAGCCGCCCAGATGCGGCGGGAGGCGACGAAACCGAAGACGTGGGGAATCGAACCCGAGGAGTCCCGTACGGTCGCTGACCGAGGGGAGGTCATCCTCGAGACTGACGACCTCGAAAAGTGGTACCAGCAGAGCCAACCGCTGTTCGATCAGATTCGTGGCGAGGAGCCAAATCACGTGCGCGCCGTCGATGGCGTCTCGCTGTCGGTTCGGAAGTCGGAAGTGTTGGGCATCGCTGGCGAGAGCGGTTGTGGGAAATCGACACTCGGCGAGACGGTCGCACTGCTCGAAGAACCGACTGGTGGGTCGATTACGTTCGACGGTACCGACATCGAGGAGTATCAGGACGGGAATATGCAGGCGTTCAGAGAGAAGGCCCAGATTATCTTCCAAGACCCCTTCGATTCGTTGAACCCGCGCCAGCGGGTGCGCCGGTTGGTGGGTGAACCGCTGGTGATTCACGACCATGCCCCGGAGTCGCGCGACCAGAAGGTTCGTGAGACGCTCGAACGGGTTGGGCTGACGCCCGCCTCGAAGTTCCTCGATCAGTATCCCCACGAGTTGTCGGGCGGGCAACGCCAACGCGTCGCTATCGCTCGGGCACTCGTCCTCGAACCGGACTTTCTGGTGTGTGACGAACCGGCGTCGATGCTGGACGTGTCGCTGAAGGTGAACCTCCTCAATCTGCTCCGTGGTCTCGCCGACGAGGAGGACATCGGCATCATCTACATCTCACACGACCTCGCGAGTCTGGCGCAGGTGTCGGACCGGCTCGCCATAATGTATCTGGGCCGCATCATCGAAGAAGGAGAGACCGAACGCATCGTGGAGTCGCCGAAGCATCCGTACACGGAATCGCTGTTGTCTGCGGCGCCGGAGAAAGACCCGTCTGTGGTACGCGAGCGAGTGTTGCTCGATGGGGAACCCCCGGACCCCGTCGATTTACCGTCCGGGTGTGCGTTCGCGCCGCGTTGTCCAAAAGCGAGCGAGGAGTGCCACGAGGCCGAACCGACGCTCGATGAAACGAGTGAACAGGGTCAGTCAGCCGCCTGTTACTTCCCGGTTGAGGGTGAACATATCGAGCGACATTCCGATTCGCCGGGTGACTCGACTCGCGCTCAGGAGTCAGACTGAGACGGCACGCTTCACTGTAGACCTCGCCCACGACCGCTTAACCAGTTTGAGTTGTGTGCGTGGTAAGATTATCCGTGACCCAGGTCCCTTTCAAACTGGGCTGGCAAAATATTCACATAAATATGTATGCCGTGGTGATAATTGGGACAACACTCACTGCTCTCTATCTTCTATGCGGCTGGCTTCATCACCAAGGCATACTATGGTGCGCAAGTCACGAAAGTCGCCAAGGCCACCAGCACGTTCGGGAACATCGAGGATTTCGTCACCTCCACTCGCGCTAGCCGACTGGCACTCAAAGTCAAAGAGCCATACGACCGTGGGAAAACTCGCGTCGCGGTAGGACTCGCACGCGGTGGGAATCACAATCGAATTTATATCATACGAAGAGCTATATAAATAGCATGGCGGGGAGATCTAGTAATCTATGTGTCTATACAAAGAAAGACTACAGTGACGTCGTGGACATTGCACTACAGGCCTTTGAAGCAGTAGGGTTTGAGACCGAGAGACGGAATGAAGAATTCGATGAAGAGATTCCCTCAATGAATATCCCATACGGAAATAAATCGTTTAATATTAGTATCACTCTCGGAGGAAATCTGAACCCACATGAACCAGTTCTCACGATGAGCTTCAAGGACTGGCTCAATCCGTCTAACTGGGAATACGACGAAAAATACGAACAATTCTTCGACGACTGTATCGGACTTGTTTGTAGACTTGCTACCGGATTTAGTGCAGATTACGTTCCCGTATGTACTCGCATCCAGCGTGCCGAAGTTCTCCCACTTGAACCTCCTCTTGCCGATCATATTGATCAAATCTCACAACTCGGCGTCTACTCTCAATCATTGCTAGCCGAATTTGGAGGCCTTTCTGGTTTATTTGAAGAATCTCGCTGGGAGTATTCTCAACCACCGTGGCGGGTCGGTGAACTGGACAACGGCAGTTTGCTCGTCATTACACACCCAAGACCGTGGACCGATGTCGGATGGACCGAGTCATCGCACGTCGATCTTCGGCCTGGCGAAGAATACATCTGGGCCATTCACAGAATCCAAGGGTTCGGGGGCATGTTACTCAATCAAATCTAATATGATATCGATTGGAAGTTGGAAACATAGAAACTTAAACAGGGAATTTATTGCCTCTCGAATGAATGTAGACTCAAATGGAGGTTAATTTGTATTCTCACGAACGCTGTAGTGACTGTGGAGACATCCGCGGCGCTCTCAAACGCAGAAACGTTCGTTTTACGGACAATCACTTTCCCCCGCCCGATCCCGATATTAATGCACTCTCGGGCAACGTTACATATCCCGTCCTGGTCGATGAAGAGCACGCTCCGAAAGGCGTCGTCGGCCACAAAAAAATCCTCGAATGGGTTGAGGAAAACTATAGTGAGTCATCTATACCTTAGGTTATTTGCAGAAAATACAATAATAGACTGCCCGTTCTAACAATAGTATTCACAGACCACACACGACCAATGCAGTCGCTGTGGTGATATCCTCCACGCACTCCAAGACCGGAATATCGAGTACCACGGCCATTATTTCCCACCTGAAGATTCCGATATCGATGCCCTCTCGGGTGACATGCCAGAGCCAGTCCTCGTCGACGAGGAACGATCGCCTGAGGGCATCGTTGGTCACGAAGAAATTCTTGAATGGATTGCGAACGAGTATACGGATTAATAGATGATAGGTATGATTTTGTAATAGTTCGAATGTGACCTAAATTATGGAATTTCATATCTATCACCGCGAACGCCGTAGTAGCTGCAGTGACATTCGACGCGCTGTTCAAGAAATATTGCTCACCCGAAGACCGTGAACGACGGATACCTGAGAGAATCGTGGAGTCTCAGACTGGGGTTGCGTCCTCGTCGTCCTGAGAGGAGGGGGGTGAGTTGCTGTCTTCTAGTCGGCGGATACGTTCGGGAATCGGTGGATGGTCGTAGTGGAACGTCTCGTAGAGTGGATGCGGGAACGGATTGGAGAGGTTTTCGCCGCCGAGGGTCTGCAGCGACGACACCATCGCGTCGACGCCAGCTATCGTCGCGCCGAAGTCATCCGCTTCGCGCTCGAACCGGAGCGAGATCTTGTTTGTCAGCGGCGAAAGCAACTGCATGAGTGGATACAGCCAGAGCAGTGCCAGTGCAAGGCCAGCATAGGTTGCGGTGGTGGGCACGTTGAACATCGCGTACAGCCACTCCGTCGACGTGAGGTACTGTGCAATGGCGAGCACGATTCCGATTTGGAGGATCGAGGCGGCCATGAGCTTCCAGACGTGCTTTTTCTGCCAGTGAGCGAGTTCGTGTGCGAGCACCGCCTGCAGTTCCTCGCGAGTCATCTGTTCGACGAGCGTGTCGAACAGGACCACGCGTTTTGTTCGACCGAATCCAATGAAGTACGCGTTCGATTTCGAAGATCGACGGCTGGCGTCCATCTCATAGAGTTGGCTGAGTTCGAAGCCAGCGCGGTCGAACACGTCGTCGACAGCTTCGCGCAGATCGCCGGAATCGATGGGGTCGAAGTCGTTGAATAGGGGTGCGATGATCCGTGGGTAGACGATTTGGAAGACGAGCATGAAGGCGACGAAGAGTGCGATGCCGCCGAGTGCCCAGAGGTTCGGGAACGATTGGATGATACTTAGCAGCGCCGCTGACAGACCACCAGCGATGGCAGTAGTGAGAAGCAGTGAGACGACGGTGTCACGAACGAACAAGGCGGGCGTCTGTTGGTTGAAGTCGAACAATTCCTCAACGACGAACGTGGCGTACGCGTCGAACGGCTTCTGTATGAGTGTGAGTGCGGCGAAAGCACCAGCGAAGAGCACGGCGCCCTGTGCGAGTGGCGAGAGGGTCGTTGCTTGTAATGCAGTGACGATGTCGGTGAACAACCCCGAATACAGTGTCCCGAGGACCACTAGCATTGTCGTCGTGGTCTGTAAAAGGTTTACGCCGGTCGTTGCACGGTCGTAATCCGCGATTTCCCAAGGATCCTCAACAGCGAAGCGTTCTCGGACCCATGCCGATCGCTGGGCAAGCATCCGTTCTCCGTGCAGGACGTTTACGACGTCGAGCCACGAGAAAAACACGGTCGTGCCAACGAACAGACCGATGAACGCGAGGTGATTGAGTAGCATGGTATGTATACTCATATTTGTCCCGAACATAGTGAACTACCCCACCCTACTCGCTCACCGCCGAGGCGGTTCGCTCCTTGAGGGTGGGGCTTCCTGTTTCCACGACGCGCTTTGCAGACACCCGCGTGTCCGCAGGGAGCGCAGTCTCCACAGGCGTTCGAAAATCGCTATGCGATTTTCGCAGCCCATCAGAATCGCTCTGCGATTCTGAGGACGTTGATTCGGAGTATCCCACTCCTACGTCTTCAAGGCCGCGAGAACGAATATTCCACGCCGCATTCGCGTCCCTATCCGCCTCGAACCCACACGCCGGACACGAATGCTCGCGTACCCACAGCGGTTTATCCGTCTCGACACCGCAGGAGGCACACTCCTTCGTCGTGTCCTTCGGGTCGACCGCGACATAGTGCGTTCCTTCCCGTTTGCACTTGTATTCGAGCATACGGAGGAACGTCCCCCACGCCGCGCCTGCGCGATTCCGTGAGTTACCGGGGAGTTCGACCAGTCCCCTCGCGTCCAAGTCTTCGACCGCCACCAAGTCGTACTCACGGGCGTAGTAGTTCGACAACTTGTGGAGAAAGTCGCGGCGCTTTCGCTTCAACTCGGCGTGGCGTTCAGCCACGACCTTCCTTTGTTCCTCCCAATTGTTCGAGCCGTGTTCTTTCCGCGAGAGGTTGCGTTGGGCGCGTTCGAGTCGTTCGCGCTCGTCGCTGAAGTCGGGACTCTCGATGGCGTATCCGTCGGTGTCGTGGGCGTACTTGCAAATCCCCACGTCGATCCCAACGACTCGCTCTGGATTCTCCGACTTCTCGGGCGTGGCTTCGTCTACGTCGATGCCGAACGTGGCGTACCACTCGCCCGTGGGTTCTCGTTTGACCGTGACCTGTTTGATGGTCGCGTTCTCGGGGATGTCTCTGTGGAGGTGGATCGGGATCTCTCCGATTTTGCTCAACCACAACACGGGCCGACCACTCGTATTCTTGAGCTTGAAGCCGGACTGGTTGTAGGTGAGCGACCGATACTCCCGAGGCGGTTTCCACTTGAGCATCCCCACGGCACGTCCGTTCTCCTTCTGGGCTTTGAGCGTGGAGAGGTTGTCGTAGACGCGCTTGACGACCATCTGCAACACTTTCGAGTGAACGTCCCCGAGGTCATCCCACCACGATTTGAGGTCGGGGAGTTGCCCCTGCACGTCGTAGCGGGCGGGAATGTCGTCTGCCTCGTTGAGCAGGTAGAGGACGTGATTGTACAGTTGCCTGCAAGTATCGACGTGGTGCAGAAGCGTCTCGGTGAGGGCTTCCGGTGGGGCCAGTCGGTACTTGTAGTTGTACTGCATGGTCTACTCGTCTGGGTCGGGTTCGGAGACGCGGACGACTTTTACGTCGGCTCCGCGCCAGCGTTTGGGAACGATGACGTGGGCACTATTGCCCGACGGTTTTGCAGTGCCGTCGAGGACTTCCTCGCCTTCGATTTCAAACCTATCCATCACCGATGTATAGACTATGGATAGACATAAAGGTAGCGGTGGGCCTGTGGGCCGAGCGACGAACGTGTTTGAGACCTGTGCGGCGCTGTATCCCCTCCCTACTGCGCTACTCGCTTCGCTGCGTTGCTCCTTGAGGAAGGGGACTTAGCGCCTAATTCCAGTTAAATAACTCGTTCAGACTGAATAGTTAGAGTGGTGAGTCTGATTGCCCATTACCACTATTCAGTAGCATTGCTTAAGGAGACTGCACGCTAATATTGAGGGATCATACTGGTCAACTCTACTGTCTGGTTCATATGTCCAAGACTATTGTTCAGTGTTACTGGCCAGTAATTCTGGCCAGTATCACTGAGCAATGTTATTATTTAGTGCAACTCGGCAGTGGCACTGTCTCGTCTGACGAGATTATTTATACAGGCAGTGTGACGTGCCAGTACGATGATTTCGTACACCGTCTGGAGCGAGGCCGGCGGAATCGGGAAAACAACCGTTTCAGTATCCCTCGCGGCAGCACACGCCCGAAACGATCAATCCGTTCTCGTCATCGACATGGACCCCCAAGACGGCGGACTCACCCACCACCTCGGCACAGAAGACCACCGAAAAGACCCAGAAGTCGATAACCTCGTCCGACACCTCGTCGAACGCCCCAAAGGCGACTTCGCCAATCTCACACAACAAGTCGAGGACAACATCGACATCATCCCGAGTCACAACATGTTGAGTGACCTCGAACAGAATCTCAATCGCGCCGCAAAAATGGAAGAAAGCATGCACGACGCGAACTTCCGCTGGCCAAAAGAGAAACAACTCCGACGAGTCCTCGCAGACGCAGACATCCCGAACGAATACGACGTCATCATCGTCGACCCACCAGCGACAGTCGGACAACACCTCTACAACGCCGTCTACGCCACCTCGAACCTCGTCATCCCCGCCGAACTCTCACCAAAAGGCAAGCAAAGTGTGGACGGTCTTCGAGACGTCGTTGACGGAATCGAAGAGAAACTCGGCGACATCGAAATCGGTGTCCTCGGTGTCGTGCCGAACAAAGTCTCCGATACGAACCTCCAATCCGAATACGAAAACCGACTCGCAGAACAAGACCTTCCGGTCGCACCAGTCTCGATCCGAGAGCGTGGCTCGATGCTCGGTGAAGCGTGGGAGAACCAAGTCAGTATCTTCCAACTCGCAGAGAACGACGAGTACCGCGACCTCCGGGATTACGAAGAGCAGACACTCGATAAATTCGACCAGCTTGCAAAGTACATCACAGAACAGTTCGAGCAGCCGACGGAGGCACCAGCATGAAATCGGGTGCTTCTGATCCGTTCGCAGATGACCCCTCGGAGTCAGACGATACCCAATCCACTGAGCAAGACTCACCAGACCAATCCTCCAGCTCCACCGACCAGCAATCTGAGCCAGAAGACACATCCAGTAACACTGGACAGTATGACCAACCAGATGGCTCGAGCAGTAACACTGATGGACTGAACCGTTCAGATCTACCGTACACGCTCCGACGAGACAAAGTCAAAGACGAACGCGAGAACGTCCACCAGCTCTTCGTCCAAGACGATACCGACGAGAACGAGAACGATGCGCGACGGCAACTGGAAGACCGCTTCGACGACGACGTCTACAAACTTGACGCACGCGAAGCAATCTATCTTGCGGGCATGCAGAACATCGACGACGCTGAATCCGTCCTCAGAGAGTGGGGCTACGACCTCTAACTGTTTTCCCCCTGTTGTGACCCTCGGGTGAAAGCGAAACCCGCTGTATTGCGACTCATTCCGCAGGAAACGGTGTCTTAGGGAAGGCGCTGTCTTTCACGATCGCCACCAACATTCCATACAGCGATATGTAGTTTATAACTTACCGTGAGAATCTAATTCTATCGATTGCAGTGGTCTCAGACGTCCTCCATGCCAATACTGTCGTGGATGGCCGCACTTGTGATTAGCGCAGGAATCATAAGTAGATTTTAGTGGGTCGCCGCCCTCGGTGACGCACGAAACTCCCCTATCACCGAAAACCGGCTTCTCGACACCAAAACCCGGGAGGAACCAACACAAAACCCACTATGCCCACGCCTACTACTCGACTGCCAACCCGAACAGACCTGCAACTAAGTGAGGCGACGAACCGTGAGTAAGACAGACCAACCGCTCGATAGCCCACTTGACGATTATCTCACCGACAAGAGCAAGGGCAACGATTCGGGGAACTACCGCCGAAACGCCGAGCGTGTCGTCCGAAAGTGGCTGTCTTGGACGCGAGAGAATCGGAGTACGTACACGTTCGCTGCGCTCGATGTCGACGACCTCGAAGCCTACGCTCGTCACTTGAAACGTCGCACGAACGGCACTACCGGTATTGCGCCGTCATCGGCACGGAAGTACTACGATTACGTTCGCGCGTACCTCTCGTGGTGTCAGGCGCGCGCGTACCTCCCGGACAACCCCGCGAAGAAAGCCCGTGCCGAGGAACCGCTGCCCGACGACGACCGGCAGGCCGACCACGAACAGCAGTTCTGGTCGCCCAAGCAGCGAGCGGCCATCATGGCCTACATTTCGAAACGCGCTCATGACGCAATAGACGAACGTGGCTCCGACGCGCTCGCAGAGTCGCGCGACCGAGCGCTCGTCGCAACAATAGGTTACACCGGTGTGCGAGGCGCAGAAGTACTGAAGGCTCCCGGAAACAACGACGCGCGTCGAACGGGGATTCGCTGGTCGGACGTTGATCTCGACGGCGGCACGATGCACATTCTGGAAAAAGGACAGCAGCAGTACCGGGATACGAGTGCCCCCAAGCAAGCCACGTCGGTGCTCGAACGCTGGAAACAAATGTTCGACCCGCCGAACGAGGAGTGGCCGGTGTTTCCTTCGTTCCACGGGCCTTCGATATCCGCTGCCGCGAACGCGGGGTTGGAAGCCGACGGATACAGTGAGGACGAAATCGCGTCGATTCGCGCCGATGCGACTGCACTCGAGGTCTGCTACGGGTACGACGTCGCCCCGCCCGCACTGACGACTGCCGGAGCGAGGACGCTGCTGCAACGCCTCTCGAAGGAGGCCGACATACCGGGACTCGACACCGAGAGCGGCGAGTACCTCGAACTTCACGGGGGGCGTCGCGGTGCTGGCAGCACGCTCGTTCGCCAGAAAGGGTGGGAACAGGCTCAAAAGCACCTGCTCCACGCCGACCCAAAGACGACGATGGATGCGTATTCGCACATCTCGGCGGAGGAGACAGCCGAAGCGGCAGGAGAAGCGTTCGACGAAGCCGAGAAGTGACGGGAGCGTCCTGTATCGGATGGACCCGAAAGTGCGTTCGGGACTGTCCGGCGGTATTGGCGGCCGACGTATCGACGTGCGTGGCCCTGGCGTTGGCCAACTGAACGGCGTGGCAAAGAGTGAGGACTGCGGATCCGGACAGACATAAACTTCATAATGATGTATCCAGGGAAGGTGTCTACTGGACCACAACCTCGGAAGATGGTTCTGATGCGCGCCTTATTTCCGCATATATTTAGGGGTATTAAATAGAGACTTCATGCTAGGTCTTACGAGGCGGACAAAAAGAAGAGATTAGCTACCCGACAAGGAACTGGGTGGAGCAACTCCAAACCAAGAGCGGGCAAATACTCGATGACACCAAGTAGAAGCCCGATAACGACCAATGCTGGCCATAAAAAACGAAGCAAACGAATGTTCGCTGGGGCTTGGTTCTGGGTCTACAATATAGAACCCAAAGATAAACCAAGCAACTATCAGCATCTGTGAAACTAACGGATAGCGGGGAAGCAGTACGAGGGGAACTGCGACTCTCGCCTCTGAAACGGAGCTTTGTCGGACAATGACCGTTGCAATCGACATCACGACCGGGGCATGGGTGTGTGGAGGTAATGTCAATGGTAATCGTCTCAAAGCTTCGAGTTGAAGCAACCGAGTTGCACGTCAATTGCTGCATGGATATTAAATACGCAGGAACCATACTATAAGAGAATGACTTGGCCTGAATTCGACGTTCATCCGAATCCAGAGGAGTATGTAACCACCTACGATTTCATGGAATTACCGACGACGAGTGCAGACCACCGATTTGAGGTACGTGTGGAGAAAGTGGCCGAGTTTTCTCAAACCCATCCGGGAACGTTCTGCATCTCGCTTACTAATACGGGTACCGAAACACTTCGGACGATGTTTGGTATTACACCACCATTCTCTCGGTACTTTGGCACAAATCAGTCTGATAAGCAACTCGTAGTTATTCCTCTCCATTCCCGCGATACAAGCGTAAACAAAGAGCGACTCGTGCCAGACGAACCACCATGGCGAGCCGTGGAGGACTTCGATATCCCGCAAGTTGGTACCACTATAATCTTAGATGCAGGCGAGTCTGTTTCCGACGAGTACGCCATTCTTCTGCCAACTGGTTTGACCTCAGAGTATCATTCTGGGCAGTACCAATTCTCGGATCAGGTGAAATTCCAGTTGCCCGATGAAGAACGGTTAAACAATAAATTCGAATGGTCGTTTACTGTCGAGATTGAGCCTCAGTCGAAGGTCAATTAGGGTGTCGTCGTAAGGTTCCACCGCTGTTCGATTTCTGCGAGGATGGTCGCTTTCGACTTTCCGCCGTAGTCGCTCTTATGTATTCCTGCGATTTCCGCTGTGTCTGAGTCTGAGTCAAGAAGCCGGAAGTGCGGTCCACCAGAGTCTCCGCCTTCATTGTCCGCTTTGGTGAGGAAGTAGGTGTCGTTCGTATTCGTGACTGCCCCTTCTTTTAGGCCTGAACCGAGTCCTTGTTTCTTGAGTGGGTCTCCGTTCTGTGCAGCGTCTTCCAACCAATCTTTTTGCACAGTTCCGCCGATGTTTGGCCCACGGTAGTTGTCGTCCCCGGTATCTGCGAACCCGCCGTATGTGCTGATTCCACCTGTCGTCCGAATCATCGCAGCATCAAACTCGGAACCGTGTTTGAAATAATCCAAATCTGTTGCCCCAATGTAGTTGGGATCGCTCTCACCGGGGGCGTTCTGCGCACCAGGTTGGTAGCAGCGTGGTCCGTGGTTCGAGACAACATGGCCACAGGTCAACAGTGCCATCTCTTCGTCCTTATTATCCCACACCGGTGTTCCGAGTGTCGCAGGGCCTTCAGTGGTGCCAAAGGTCGCGGCTGCCCCAGCAGGGACACCGGGATTTCGGTATCTGTACTCGTACCACTGTTCTTGTTCCGGGGAGCGAACCACCTTGATTGGGACAGGGGGAACCTCTTCGGCGACTTCGGTCCCGCGCCCAGCGATGCCAGACATATTGGCTGGCAGGGTTTCTTTCACATCACTGAGGGGAACGGAAACTTCGGCATTCGCAACTTCTTCGCGTTCCTCATACGGGTAATGAACAACGATTTGGCTTTGACTTCCGGAGTGTCCCTTGACGTGTCGAACCGTCGCAGAGATGCTGCGGTGTGGTTCAGAGGAAACAGTTGGGAGCTGTTGTTCAAGTTGGCGTCGAGCGTCGTGTGCTCCATCTATCTGCACCCACACTGACCGCGGGATTGACCCGTAGACAGGTTCCCGAACCGGGGCAGCGTTGTTATGCCGCACTTCGTCTGGATTCGTAACCCGCAGACTGTACAATCTGGGCACTTCGTCTTCCGGATTACCGGTAACCGATGCGAGCGCGTCTTTCGTCATGAATTTCAACGCGGCTCCTGAAACCCCAAGACTGGAAAGTGCCGAGAGGAATCGCCGTCGCCCCATCTTTGATAACTTGTCTGTGCCGTTCTTCGAACCGCGGTTTATTTCCCTATCTATACATGAAGAAAAATATTGAGAACCATTATAAAACTATCTTAAATATAGTTACATTATCTGGGCTAGTGTCCTAGCAATGGCCCCAGTTGTTCCAATCACGAAATCAACTCAGTAGATCTAAGGGGCACCGTCTAGCTTAACTTCTGCGCAGAGGAGCGTCTTGTATGGACACAACCGTTACAACCTGTTCACTTCTCAAACTGCGCTAACTAGACAACGCCACCCAAGGTTTCGAATAGATTTACCGTGTAGAATCAAGTAGAGATGGAAGCTCGGGTCGGACGATTAACTGACGCATATCTTGTTGGAATCGAACTGCGAAACCGAATTCAAAGAGGACAATCTCTTTCCGAAGTACTTCAAGCAGTTGATGGCCCGTTCGACAGGCTCGACGATGGCTATCCAGAGTGGCATCCCGCATCCTTCTCATTCCATGGAGTACTCAAGTTGTT is drawn from Halorussus halophilus and contains these coding sequences:
- a CDS encoding ABC transporter permease encodes the protein MATSSVTWRDRLSNTAERAKSQLEFIAQDRMALVGVLVLAAFVFLGLFGPMLAPHDPIEHDMRTDSGELMRVEAPNGEALFGTTAYGKDVFSQFLAGARPTLIVGLFGGLGTGLLGFLVGLVSGYFGGWVDELLMRITDLTFSLPFMPMALLLLTFVTPSIWLITAIIAGFLWKMPARVVRAEVLTLRERTFVKSARASGASHPRTMFLHVAPNVLPIGFLYTAYGVAWSIASAASLAFLGFGDPTTTSWGRMLRQVFESGNIRIAWWWVFPPALGIAAVTTSVFLIGRAYEEVINPEIQTEQ
- a CDS encoding dipeptide ABC transporter ATP-binding protein — translated: MTLLEVDDLHVTYSTGEDNVHAVNGISFTIEEGVNYGLAGESGSGKSTAAEAVLGLLPDNGTVDSGSVTFKGQDLLSLSERERRDVLWEDIAYIPQSAMDSLDPVMSTGAQIRQAIQKHRNVSKQKARDRVQELFDMVGLDPERIDDYPHEFSGGMRQRVTIAMALALDPDLIIADEPTTGLDVIVQDKIIDKIIEIQDRIDSSLLLITHEVGVIAETCDDLSILYGGKVMEQGSVDNVLVNPTNPYTIGLKNSFPEIEDVADDPVSIPGSPPNLSEKPSGCVFRDRCPFADETCEQSHPDPVDLPNRNHKSACHYVDQAAQMRREATKPKTWGIEPEESRTVADRGEVILETDDLEKWYQQSQPLFDQIRGEEPNHVRAVDGVSLSVRKSEVLGIAGESGCGKSTLGETVALLEEPTGGSITFDGTDIEEYQDGNMQAFREKAQIIFQDPFDSLNPRQRVRRLVGEPLVIHDHAPESRDQKVRETLERVGLTPASKFLDQYPHELSGGQRQRVAIARALVLEPDFLVCDEPASMLDVSLKVNLLNLLRGLADEEDIGIIYISHDLASLAQVSDRLAIMYLGRIIEEGETERIVESPKHPYTESLLSAAPEKDPSVVRERVLLDGEPPDPVDLPSGCAFAPRCPKASEECHEAEPTLDETSEQGQSAACYFPVEGEHIERHSDSPGDSTRAQESD
- a CDS encoding M48 family metallopeptidase, with amino-acid sequence MLVVLGTLYSGLFTDIVTALQATTLSPLAQGAVLFAGAFAALTLIQKPFDAYATFVVEELFDFNQQTPALFVRDTVVSLLLTTAIAGGLSAALLSIIQSFPNLWALGGIALFVAFMLVFQIVYPRIIAPLFNDFDPIDSGDLREAVDDVFDRAGFELSQLYEMDASRRSSKSNAYFIGFGRTKRVVLFDTLVEQMTREELQAVLAHELAHWQKKHVWKLMAASILQIGIVLAIAQYLTSTEWLYAMFNVPTTATYAGLALALLWLYPLMQLLSPLTNKISLRFEREADDFGATIAGVDAMVSSLQTLGGENLSNPFPHPLYETFHYDHPPIPERIRRLEDSNSPPSSQDDEDATPV
- a CDS encoding RNA-guided endonuclease InsQ/TnpB family protein, producing MQYNYKYRLAPPEALTETLLHHVDTCRQLYNHVLYLLNEADDIPARYDVQGQLPDLKSWWDDLGDVHSKVLQMVVKRVYDNLSTLKAQKENGRAVGMLKWKPPREYRSLTYNQSGFKLKNTSGRPVLWLSKIGEIPIHLHRDIPENATIKQVTVKREPTGEWYATFGIDVDEATPEKSENPERVVGIDVGICKYAHDTDGYAIESPDFSDERERLERAQRNLSRKEHGSNNWEEQRKVVAERHAELKRKRRDFLHKLSNYYAREYDLVAVEDLDARGLVELPGNSRNRAGAAWGTFLRMLEYKCKREGTHYVAVDPKDTTKECASCGVETDKPLWVREHSCPACGFEADRDANAAWNIRSRGLEDVGVGYSESTSSESQSDSDGLRKSHSDFRTPVETALPADTRVSAKRVVETGSPTLKERTASAVSE
- a CDS encoding DUF2080 family transposase-associated protein, encoding MDRFEIEGEEVLDGTAKPSGNSAHVIVPKRWRGADVKVVRVSEPDPDE